A genomic stretch from Falco cherrug isolate bFalChe1 chromosome 3, bFalChe1.pri, whole genome shotgun sequence includes:
- the LOC102060095 gene encoding sodium-dependent neutral amino acid transporter B(0)AT3, translated as MSKDLPVQPEIPKEDGRPKWDNKFQYILSCIGFAVGLGNVWRFPYLCQIHGGGAFLIPYFIALLFEGIPLLHLELALGQCLRKGSIGAWNTISPYLGGVGVGSWMVSVLVSLYYNTVLTWVMWYFINSFQEPLPWSVCPLNENKTGLNEECYESTAVNYFWYRKTLNITPDVTDSGTLQWWLILCLGTCWAIVYLCTIRGIETTGKAIYVTAIFPYLVLTIFLIHGLTLPGATDGLVYLFTPNLNILKNPRVWLDAATQIFFSLSLAFGGLIAFSSYNPPKNDCEKDAVTVAIVNSVTSLYASIPVFSVLGFKATTGYWDCLDRNIISIINEFDLPEESIMRQNYTAWISFLNSSYPEKIAGLKLKSCDLQEFLDQSVSGTGLAFIIFTQAIILMPGSQAWAILFFIMLFCLGLSSMFGNIEGVFTPLLELRVVSKSIPKELLSGIICFICFLIALCFTLGSGSYWIDIFDSYAGSLPLLVLAFFEVIGVAYIYKIKRFSKDVKWMTGRKPNLYWQITWRFISPLLLLAVFIAFVTLQIQKPPSYAAWNPKYEGFPMKEEKVYPPWVLAICVLLAVLPCVFVPLVALFHLIKKMHRSKDSSFVPPEVFSCQGSNNNFSYQKE; from the exons GGGCATTCCTTATCCCATACTTCATCGCTCTTCTCTTCGAAGGAATCCCACTGTTGCATCTCGAACTGGCCCTAGGACAGTGCCTGAGGAAAGGCAGCATCGGTGCTTGGAACACCATCTCGCCTTACCTTGGAGGAGTCG GGGTTGGTTCATGGATGGTGTCAGTTCTGGTGAGCTTATACTACAACACTGTTTTAACCTGGGTGATGTGGTATTTCATAAACTCCTTCCAAGAACCTCTTCCTTGGAGTGTTTGTCctctaaatgaaaacaaaacag GGCTCAATGAAGAATGTTATGAAAGTACCGCAGTAAATTATTTCTGGTACAGGAAAACTTTGAACATAACACCCGACGTCACTGATAGTGGCACATTGCAGTGGTGGCTCATTTTGTGCTTAGGAACCTGCTGGGCAATTGTCTATCTCTGCACCATCCGCGGAATTGAAACCACAGGAAAG GCAATTTATGTAACAGCAATATTTCCTTACCTGGTCCTAACTATATTCCTCATTCACGGACTCACTCTACCAGGAGCCACCGATGGTCTGGTTTACCTCTTCACCCCTAAT ctgaacattttgaaaaatcccCGTGTATGGCTTGATGCAGCTACccagattttcttctctctctctttggcTTTTGGAGGACTTATTGCATTCTCAAGCTACAACCCACCAAA AAATGACTGTGAAAAGGATGCTGTGACAGTAGCAATTGTGAACAGCGTGACATCCCTCTACGCTTCCATCccagttttttctgttttggggtttaAAGCAACCACAGGCTACTGGGATTGCTTGGACAG GAACATTATCAGTATCATCAATGAATTTGATCTTCCAGAAGAAAGCATCATGCGACAGAACTATACAGCCTGGATTAGTTTCCTAAATTCATCATATCCAGAAAAAATTGCTGGACTCAAACTGAAAAGCTGTGACCTCCAAGAATTTCTTGATCAG AGCGTATCAGGAACTGGCTTGGCTTTCATCATTTTCACTCAAGCCATCATTCTCATGCCAGGCTCCCAGGCCTGGGCCATCCTGTTTTTCATAATGTTGTTCTGCTTGGGCCTTTCTTCCATGTTTGGGAACATCGAGGGAGTCTTCACTCCTCTTCTAGAGCTTCGAGTTGTATCTAAATCAATACCCAAAGAGCTATTATCTG gtATAATATGTTTCATTTGCTTCCTCATTGCTCTGTGTTTTACACTGGGTTCGGGGAGTTACTGGATTGACATTTTTGACAGCTATGCAGGATCATTGCCTCTTCTAGTCCTCGCTTTCTTTGAAGTGATTGGGGTTGCGTATAtctataaaattaaaag GTTCAGTAAAGATGTGAAATGGATGACTGGACGAAAACCCAATCTCTACTGGCAGATCACATGGAGGTTTATTagccctctgctcctgctcgCTGTCTTCATAGCCTTTGTTACTCTTCAGATACAGAAGCCACCAAGCTATGCAGCCTGGAACCCTAAATAT GAAGGCTTCCctatgaaagaggaaaaagtttaTCCACCCTGGGTACTGGCCATCTGTGTGCTGCTAGCTGTCCTTCCTTGTGTGTTTGTACCTCTGGTAGCACTCTTCCATCTGAtcaaaaaaatgcacagaagcaAGGACTCAAGCTTTGTACCACCAGAAGTGTTTTCATGTCAGGGGTCTAATAACAACTTCTCTTatcaaaaagaataa